In one window of Catalinimonas alkaloidigena DNA:
- a CDS encoding DegT/DnrJ/EryC1/StrS family aminotransferase → MPTPSLQMVDLQGQHARLQPELDAALAQVMAHGQFIRGPEVEALAQELAHYLGVAHVIPCGNGTDALQLALMALDLPRGGEVIMPAFNYIATAEAAALLGLRPVFVDIDPATFQLDVAKVADALTDNTVAIMPVHLFGQCVEMGPLLQLARQRGLYVVEDAAQAIGATCRLPAGNAKQAGTMGHLGTTSFFPSKNLGCLGDGGAVFTDDPQLAERVRLLANHGQPQKYQHTLIGLNSRLDTLQAAVLRVKLRHLPAFTEARQVAAQRYDALLGGLKRLTLPAPSAHSTHVFHQYTVRVPMRAPLRQFLQERGIPTMIYYPMPLHLQPAFAYLGHRPGDFPVAEQACLEVLSLPMHTELTPAQQHYLADCLDAALKEQYV, encoded by the coding sequence ATGCCTACACCCTCCCTCCAAATGGTCGACTTGCAGGGCCAGCACGCCCGGCTGCAGCCGGAGCTCGATGCGGCCCTGGCGCAGGTGATGGCCCATGGGCAGTTTATTCGCGGGCCGGAGGTAGAGGCGTTGGCACAGGAATTGGCCCATTATCTGGGGGTAGCGCACGTCATCCCCTGTGGTAACGGCACGGACGCGCTGCAACTGGCCCTGATGGCCCTGGACCTGCCGCGTGGGGGAGAGGTGATCATGCCTGCCTTCAACTACATCGCTACGGCCGAAGCCGCCGCTTTGCTGGGGCTGCGTCCCGTTTTCGTCGACATCGACCCGGCCACGTTTCAGTTGGACGTGGCGAAAGTAGCGGATGCTCTGACGGACAACACCGTGGCAATCATGCCGGTCCATTTGTTCGGGCAGTGTGTCGAGATGGGACCGCTACTCCAGTTAGCCCGCCAACGGGGGCTTTACGTGGTGGAAGATGCCGCACAGGCCATCGGCGCTACGTGTCGGCTGCCGGCGGGCAACGCCAAGCAGGCCGGCACCATGGGTCACCTGGGGACTACCTCGTTTTTCCCTTCCAAAAATTTAGGCTGTCTGGGCGACGGTGGCGCGGTGTTTACCGACGATCCACAACTGGCCGAGCGTGTGCGACTTCTGGCGAATCACGGGCAACCCCAAAAATACCAGCATACCCTGATCGGGCTCAACTCCCGCCTCGACACGTTGCAGGCAGCGGTATTGCGGGTCAAACTACGTCATCTGCCGGCATTCACCGAAGCTCGTCAGGTCGCTGCACAACGGTACGATGCTTTGCTGGGGGGCTTAAAACGCCTGACTTTGCCTGCGCCGTCGGCCCACAGCACCCATGTGTTTCACCAGTACACCGTGCGCGTTCCCATGCGTGCGCCGTTGCGCCAGTTTCTTCAGGAGCGGGGCATTCCTACCATGATCTATTATCCCATGCCGCTACATTTGCAGCCAGCCTTTGCGTATTTGGGCCACCGGCCGGGCGATTTTCCAGTCGCCGAACAGGCCTGTCTGGAGGTCCTCTCGCTCCCCATGCACACGGAGTTAACGCCGGCGCAACAGCATTACCTTGCCGATTGCCTTGATGCGGCTTTAAAAGAACAGTATGTCTGA
- a CDS encoding Gfo/Idh/MocA family protein gives MSEQNIRFAVVGCGHIGKRHAAMIQQHPEAELVGVIDIDPQQQAYVESTFRVPFFPSLEVFLHDGPAAEVLNICTPNFEHAPQAIQALEADCHVVVEKPMALSKADGEAIIFKALQRSRAVFCVMQNRYSPPSVWLKELVDSGRLGKIYFVEVNCYWNRDGRYYKPGGWKGVAHKDGGTLFTQFSHFIDTMYWLFGDIKTIQGRFYDFNHQQLTEFEDSGVVSFDFVKGGAGTLTYSTAVWDRNLESSLTILAEHGSVKVGGQYMNRVEHCHIRDYKMPTLPEAGPPNVYEGYTGSAANHHYVIQNVVDTLRNRSFASTNALEGLKVIEMIERIYALK, from the coding sequence ATGTCTGAACAGAACATCCGGTTTGCGGTGGTGGGGTGCGGCCACATTGGCAAACGCCACGCCGCCATGATCCAACAGCACCCGGAAGCCGAACTGGTAGGGGTGATCGACATTGATCCACAGCAGCAAGCGTATGTGGAATCCACCTTCCGCGTGCCCTTTTTCCCGTCACTGGAGGTGTTTCTGCACGATGGTCCTGCGGCCGAGGTCCTCAACATCTGCACCCCGAACTTCGAGCATGCACCGCAGGCCATTCAGGCGCTGGAGGCTGACTGTCACGTGGTGGTGGAAAAACCGATGGCCCTTTCCAAAGCCGACGGCGAAGCCATCATTTTCAAGGCATTGCAACGGTCGCGGGCCGTGTTTTGTGTGATGCAGAATCGCTACAGTCCGCCTTCGGTCTGGCTAAAGGAATTGGTCGACAGCGGTCGGTTGGGGAAAATCTATTTTGTTGAAGTCAACTGCTACTGGAACCGCGACGGGCGCTACTACAAACCAGGCGGTTGGAAAGGCGTCGCCCACAAGGACGGCGGTACGCTCTTTACGCAATTTAGCCACTTTATCGACACGATGTACTGGCTCTTCGGCGACATCAAAACGATTCAGGGGCGCTTTTACGATTTCAATCACCAGCAACTCACCGAGTTCGAAGACAGCGGCGTGGTCTCGTTCGATTTCGTCAAAGGAGGGGCCGGCACGTTGACGTACTCTACGGCCGTGTGGGACCGCAACCTGGAAAGTAGCCTGACCATTCTGGCCGAGCACGGCAGCGTGAAAGTGGGGGGGCAGTACATGAATCGCGTGGAGCACTGCCACATTCGGGACTACAAGATGCCCACTTTGCCCGAGGCGGGTCCGCCCAACGTCTACGAAGGGTACACCGGCAGTGCGGCCAATCACCACTACGTGATTCAAAACGTAGTCGACACGTTACGCAACCGTTCCTTTGCCTCCACCAATGCGCTGGAAGGCCTGAAAGTAATAGAGATGATCGAGCGGATCTACGCCCTGAAATGA
- a CDS encoding glycosyltransferase family 2 protein, with product MRLSIITVTYNAERYLERTLQSINRQTRRDAIEHLIIDGRSQDRTLAIIEGYRESIDYISSEPDQGLYDAMNKGIQHASGDFVWFVNAGDELYDHTAAARVLQALETGADIAYGETMLVDEAGQALGLRSQLTPHLLPAQLTWRTLQRGLAVSHQSFIVRRSMAPLYEHQRHFYSADVDWMIKCLKASRHTALAQGILTRFLLGGFSQKNHAKSLLDRFAVLRRHFGLGLTLWNHARIVGRAALFRLGGSRSNRL from the coding sequence ATGAGACTGTCGATCATCACGGTTACTTATAACGCAGAACGTTACCTAGAACGAACGCTCCAGAGTATCAACAGGCAAACGCGGCGCGATGCAATTGAGCACCTCATCATCGACGGTCGATCCCAAGACCGGACCCTTGCTATCATCGAAGGTTACCGAGAGTCCATTGATTACATTTCTAGTGAACCAGACCAGGGTCTTTATGACGCCATGAACAAGGGGATACAACACGCCTCTGGCGATTTTGTGTGGTTCGTAAACGCAGGTGATGAGCTGTATGACCACACCGCCGCAGCCCGCGTGCTTCAGGCACTAGAAACCGGTGCTGACATTGCGTACGGAGAAACCATGCTGGTTGACGAAGCCGGGCAGGCATTAGGGCTTCGTAGCCAGCTTACCCCTCATCTGCTTCCCGCACAGCTGACTTGGCGAACCCTGCAACGAGGCCTGGCGGTTAGTCACCAGTCGTTCATCGTCAGGCGCTCAATGGCCCCTTTATACGAGCATCAGCGCCATTTCTATAGCGCTGATGTGGATTGGATGATCAAGTGCCTTAAAGCTTCCCGGCATACTGCCTTAGCCCAAGGGATACTTACACGCTTTCTGCTCGGTGGCTTCTCCCAAAAAAATCATGCAAAATCGCTTTTGGATCGGTTTGCAGTACTGCGGCGGCACTTCGGCCTAGGACTCACTTTATGGAACCACGCTCGGATCGTGGGCAGAGCAGCACTTTTCCGATTAGGTGGCTCACGGTCAAACCGCTTGTAA
- a CDS encoding glycosyltransferase family 4 protein encodes MKVVLVSTYEQKGGAAIACERTFQALRQSNLDVKLLIQEGNCHNPGQYAWASTALRKKTAFARFVAERLYFLPYERDSSVRFAFSPARFGVDLLRHPSVAEADIVHLHWINFGFVSLRSLARLLASGKRVVWTCHDMWAFTGGCHYPGECRGFVQHCGKCPLLKRPSSHDLSQRLWQAKSRTFAHQFPTLVSPSQWLADQARQSSLLGQCDIRTIPNPLDAEKFKPVPMRKARQQLGLPLERTLLLFGAFNVTDPRKGFAFLQDALRQMAAQGFPLPELVLFGKPAPEDSLRELPVRVHQLGVIQDSTTLTQVYSAADLMIFPTLEDNLPNVISEAMACGTPVISFQTGGVPEMIRHQQTGFLAPPQSAQGILNGIQWYLQHEDPHQIRAAARQWVIDTYHPERVARLHLDLYHTLLNR; translated from the coding sequence ATGAAAGTTGTTCTCGTCAGTACGTATGAACAAAAAGGGGGCGCCGCCATAGCCTGTGAGCGCACATTCCAAGCCTTACGGCAGTCCAATCTAGACGTTAAGTTGCTGATTCAGGAAGGAAACTGCCACAACCCGGGGCAATACGCCTGGGCCAGTACTGCCCTACGCAAGAAAACAGCATTTGCCCGCTTCGTGGCCGAACGACTTTATTTTCTTCCCTACGAGCGCGACAGTTCCGTGCGGTTTGCATTCTCTCCAGCTCGTTTTGGCGTAGACTTGTTACGCCACCCCAGCGTTGCGGAGGCCGATATCGTGCATTTGCACTGGATCAACTTCGGTTTTGTATCGTTACGTTCCCTCGCCCGCTTGCTGGCCTCCGGAAAGCGTGTGGTCTGGACTTGCCACGATATGTGGGCTTTTACAGGAGGATGCCATTACCCGGGCGAATGCCGGGGCTTTGTTCAACACTGTGGGAAGTGTCCCCTTCTGAAGCGGCCTTCTTCCCATGATCTCTCGCAACGCTTGTGGCAGGCTAAAAGCCGCACGTTTGCACATCAATTTCCGACGCTGGTATCGCCGAGTCAATGGCTTGCCGATCAGGCCCGGCAAAGTTCTTTGCTAGGACAGTGTGATATCAGGACCATCCCGAATCCGCTTGATGCGGAAAAGTTCAAGCCTGTACCCATGCGAAAAGCCCGGCAACAGTTGGGCTTGCCCCTGGAGAGAACGCTCCTGTTGTTTGGAGCATTTAATGTGACCGATCCTCGCAAAGGCTTTGCCTTTTTACAGGATGCGTTGCGACAAATGGCGGCACAAGGGTTTCCCCTTCCCGAGTTAGTCCTGTTCGGCAAACCCGCTCCTGAAGATAGCCTTCGGGAACTGCCCGTACGCGTGCATCAGCTAGGTGTGATTCAAGACTCTACCACACTGACTCAGGTGTACAGCGCGGCCGATCTTATGATATTTCCTACGTTGGAAGACAATTTGCCGAACGTTATCAGTGAAGCAATGGCCTGCGGAACGCCCGTCATCTCTTTTCAGACAGGTGGGGTTCCGGAAATGATTCGCCACCAACAGACCGGTTTTTTAGCGCCCCCACAATCTGCCCAGGGCATCTTAAACGGCATTCAGTGGTACTTACAACACGAAGATCCACACCAAATCCGCGCCGCCGCCCGACAATGGGTCATTGACACGTATCACCCGGAGCGCGTAGCCCGACTGCACCTTGATTTGTACCACACCTTACTGAACCGCTAG
- a CDS encoding FkbM family methyltransferase has protein sequence MMKLLLEQLFREQYHLLRTAESREFLRLLARYGDAPRYQTKLVRFLNYQAVVPDSLSFVWQFKEIFADQSYRFRTSVARPVIVDCGANIGMSCLYFKQLYPQAQITAFEADPTIASVLVQNLTLNHITDVQVQHKAVWVHNQGIHISQEGADAASVHGTGNRIEVPSQRLRDTLEAYDHIDMLKMDIEGAETEVLCDCRQQLGGVQHMFVEYHAYLGQPQNLSELLAVMTEAGFRYFIRHVQDRTTPFLNHQFRNGSVMDLQLNIFAYRTES, from the coding sequence ATGATGAAACTCTTGCTGGAACAGCTCTTTCGGGAACAGTATCACTTGCTGCGCACGGCCGAAAGCCGCGAGTTCTTACGCTTACTTGCACGCTATGGCGATGCCCCACGTTACCAGACCAAGTTAGTTCGTTTTCTGAATTATCAGGCCGTTGTACCCGACAGCCTTTCGTTTGTATGGCAGTTCAAAGAAATCTTTGCCGACCAATCCTATCGCTTTCGCACTTCTGTAGCCCGGCCTGTTATTGTAGACTGCGGTGCTAACATCGGCATGAGCTGTCTGTATTTCAAACAGCTTTATCCACAAGCCCAGATAACTGCTTTTGAGGCCGATCCCACCATTGCCTCTGTTTTAGTACAAAACCTCACGTTGAACCACATCACCGACGTGCAAGTGCAGCATAAAGCCGTCTGGGTTCATAACCAGGGAATCCACATCAGCCAGGAGGGGGCCGATGCAGCTTCGGTGCACGGTACAGGGAACCGAATTGAGGTACCGTCTCAGCGCTTGCGGGATACGCTCGAAGCCTACGATCACATCGATATGCTCAAAATGGATATTGAAGGTGCTGAGACTGAAGTATTGTGCGATTGCCGCCAGCAACTTGGAGGAGTGCAACATATGTTCGTTGAGTACCATGCTTACTTGGGGCAACCTCAGAATTTGTCCGAGCTCTTGGCGGTGATGACCGAAGCCGGGTTTCGTTATTTCATCCGCCATGTACAAGACCGCACGACGCCCTTCCTGAACCATCAGTTCCGGAACGGTTCTGTTATGGATTTACAACTTAACATCTTCGCGTACCGAACGGAGTCATGA
- a CDS encoding cytidylyltransferase domain-containing protein translates to MNILVTICARGGSKGVPKKNISTINGKPLIAYSIEAGQRFLSRHSGTLALSTDDDEIKAVAAAWGLTTSYVRPSALATDQAGKVGVIRHLWQHEEATSSTPFDLVLDLDVSSPLRTQDDLEQALAHLESTPDALNLFSVSPARRNPYFNMVEPKNGEYIGLVKEALYFSRQSAPPVYDINGSFYFYRRNFLADSYPSVITERTLVYVMPHLCFDVDEPLDLVFLDFLLSSKQLPFMEQR, encoded by the coding sequence ATGAATATTCTGGTAACCATTTGCGCCCGCGGTGGCTCGAAAGGCGTTCCGAAAAAAAACATTAGTACAATCAACGGAAAACCTTTGATAGCCTACTCAATCGAGGCGGGTCAACGCTTTTTAAGCCGGCATTCCGGAACGCTAGCACTTTCGACCGACGACGATGAAATCAAGGCTGTTGCCGCGGCATGGGGGCTCACCACTTCGTATGTACGGCCGAGTGCTCTAGCCACCGATCAGGCGGGTAAAGTGGGCGTAATTCGTCATTTGTGGCAACATGAGGAAGCCACCAGCAGCACTCCGTTCGATCTGGTGCTTGATCTGGACGTTTCGTCGCCATTGCGCACTCAGGACGACCTGGAGCAGGCACTAGCCCACTTGGAAAGCACTCCGGATGCGCTCAATCTTTTTTCTGTAAGCCCGGCCCGACGCAACCCTTACTTCAATATGGTTGAGCCGAAAAACGGAGAATACATCGGATTAGTAAAAGAGGCGCTTTATTTCTCGCGCCAGTCCGCACCACCGGTTTACGACATTAACGGTTCTTTCTACTTTTATCGTCGTAATTTTTTGGCAGACTCTTATCCATCGGTCATCACAGAGCGGACGCTGGTGTACGTAATGCCTCATTTATGTTTTGATGTGGACGAGCCGCTCGATTTAGTGTTTCTGGATTTCTTGCTATCGTCCAAGCAACTGCCTTTTATGGAGCAGCGTTAA
- a CDS encoding nucleotidyltransferase family protein: MNDLQPRIIYTHQSVRDALEKLNRVPDGKTLFVLDAEQRLVGTLTDGDVRRSLLAGRQVQASVAEVMNREFHALRRHQFQLEEFDQIRRKRIFSVPFLDEEGRISRIIDAHELRSLLPCEAIIMAGGRGSRLRPLTDHTPKPLLPVGTKPILAHNIDRLVQYGIDRIHISVNYLGQQIKDYFGHEHPSGTKISYIHEPEPLGTFGSVKLGGAYESEHLLVMNSDLLTNIDFEDFYRAFLQTESDLAVASVPYRINVPYAIMETQGNQLTALKEKPVYTYHANAGIYLLKRQVLDLVPTHIPYQATSLIETLIQQKRPVIHYPILNYWLDIGKPEDYQKAQQDISHIKL; this comes from the coding sequence ATGAACGACTTACAACCAAGAATTATTTACACGCATCAGTCAGTACGCGATGCACTGGAAAAACTCAACCGTGTACCCGACGGCAAAACCCTCTTTGTGCTCGATGCAGAGCAACGCCTTGTGGGCACGTTGACCGATGGGGACGTGCGCCGTAGTCTTCTGGCAGGGCGTCAGGTACAAGCATCTGTTGCTGAAGTCATGAATAGGGAGTTTCATGCCTTGCGCCGTCACCAATTCCAGCTCGAAGAGTTTGACCAGATCCGTCGCAAACGCATCTTTTCTGTTCCATTTCTGGATGAAGAAGGGCGTATCAGCCGCATCATCGACGCCCATGAATTACGCTCGCTGCTGCCTTGCGAAGCCATTATCATGGCCGGTGGCCGAGGGAGCCGTTTACGCCCTCTGACCGATCACACCCCGAAGCCATTACTTCCTGTAGGTACAAAGCCCATTTTGGCTCATAACATTGACCGTCTTGTGCAGTACGGTATTGACCGCATCCACATCAGTGTAAATTATTTGGGCCAGCAGATCAAGGATTATTTTGGGCACGAACATCCGTCCGGCACAAAAATCAGTTACATCCATGAGCCCGAGCCCCTGGGAACGTTTGGTTCGGTAAAGCTGGGAGGTGCTTATGAAAGTGAGCACCTTCTGGTGATGAATTCTGACCTGCTCACCAACATCGATTTCGAAGATTTTTACCGAGCTTTTCTGCAAACCGAATCGGATCTGGCCGTAGCCAGTGTGCCGTACCGCATCAATGTCCCCTATGCCATTATGGAAACCCAGGGAAATCAACTGACCGCTCTAAAAGAAAAACCGGTGTATACCTATCATGCAAACGCCGGCATTTACTTGCTGAAACGTCAGGTGCTTGATCTGGTTCCTACGCACATTCCTTATCAGGCGACGAGCTTGATCGAAACCCTGATTCAGCAAAAACGACCGGTTATCCATTACCCTATACTCAATTACTGGCTCGATATCGGGAAGCCTGAAGATTACCAAAAAGCGCAGCAAGACATCAGCCATATTAAGCTCTAG
- a CDS encoding acetyltransferase encodes MERAQKSIALVGYSGHAYVVINTFQQAQRQVAAYCERGKKEKNPYALAYLGQETDEATLLLLKQYDYFVAIGDNRLRKKITEHLEEHLGKAAIAHHPNAIVAPHLEIGPGTLIGAGAVLNPACSLGRGVICNTCCIIEHECKIGNFAHIAPGAILTGNVSVGECAVVGAGATILPGLTIGRYAIVGAGATVTRHVPEGAVVVGTPATALST; translated from the coding sequence GTGGAACGCGCCCAGAAATCAATTGCATTGGTAGGCTACTCCGGTCACGCTTACGTAGTTATCAATACGTTTCAACAAGCACAACGACAAGTTGCAGCGTACTGTGAGCGCGGAAAAAAAGAGAAAAACCCCTACGCACTAGCCTATCTGGGGCAAGAAACCGATGAAGCGACTCTTCTGCTTTTGAAACAGTATGACTATTTCGTGGCCATAGGCGACAATCGACTCCGCAAGAAAATTACCGAGCACTTGGAAGAACACCTAGGTAAGGCAGCCATCGCCCATCACCCTAACGCCATTGTAGCCCCCCATCTAGAGATTGGCCCGGGTACCCTGATTGGCGCCGGTGCGGTGCTGAACCCAGCCTGTAGCCTAGGACGAGGCGTAATCTGCAACACCTGCTGCATTATCGAGCATGAATGCAAAATCGGTAATTTTGCCCACATTGCCCCGGGCGCTATCTTAACCGGAAATGTTTCTGTCGGCGAATGCGCGGTTGTGGGTGCCGGGGCCACGATACTACCGGGGCTGACCATAGGCCGTTACGCCATTGTAGGCGCTGGCGCAACCGTTACACGCCACGTTCCCGAAGGAGCGGTGGTTGTTGGGACGCCGGCAACAGCCCTAAGCACATGA
- the neuC gene encoding UDP-N-acetylglucosamine 2-epimerase yields MKVALLTSTRAEYGIYRPLLRALVQDPEIHVNIIAFGTHLSQAYGYTIGEIEADGFHVAYRPESMSLGDSPEALATAMGVTTAKFSTIWALEASSTDLIICLGDRYEMFAAVSAALPFNIPVAHLYGGETTLGAIDNKMRHALTMFADYHFTATEVYAEQVKRMAGPMASVFNVGSLSLDNLQYLRLLSPEEFQTKFGVDLRTPTLLVTFHPETVAVDQNRSYVRALLEALQEVPEQVLITMPNHDTLGQWMRQQFIAFAKHHPRVYTVENLGTQGYFSCMQHCLCLVGNTSSGIIEAASFEKYVVNLGNRQQGRACSDNVRHVPLEKEAILKALDDIRRSPRYTGPNVYYQPNVAERMCSILKSLPLHIH; encoded by the coding sequence ATGAAAGTAGCCTTACTTACCAGCACGCGTGCAGAATATGGAATCTACCGACCGCTGCTGCGTGCATTGGTTCAAGATCCCGAGATTCACGTCAATATCATTGCCTTTGGCACTCATCTCTCGCAGGCCTATGGGTACACGATCGGCGAGATTGAAGCCGATGGCTTTCACGTTGCCTACCGCCCGGAATCGATGTCGCTAGGCGACAGCCCCGAAGCGCTTGCCACGGCAATGGGGGTAACAACGGCAAAGTTCAGCACCATCTGGGCACTAGAAGCCAGCTCGACCGACCTGATTATCTGCCTTGGCGACCGCTATGAGATGTTCGCGGCAGTCAGTGCTGCATTGCCTTTCAACATCCCCGTTGCACACCTCTATGGGGGAGAAACTACCCTGGGCGCAATCGACAATAAAATGCGTCATGCGTTGACCATGTTTGCCGATTATCACTTTACCGCAACGGAGGTATACGCCGAACAGGTCAAGCGCATGGCAGGCCCCATGGCTTCAGTGTTCAATGTGGGCTCTCTGAGTTTAGATAACCTTCAGTACCTGCGATTACTCTCGCCTGAAGAATTTCAGACAAAATTTGGGGTAGACCTTCGGACGCCCACACTGCTGGTTACTTTTCACCCTGAAACCGTCGCCGTTGACCAGAATCGATCCTATGTTCGCGCTCTGTTAGAGGCACTTCAGGAAGTTCCTGAGCAGGTGCTGATCACCATGCCTAACCACGATACCCTTGGACAATGGATGCGCCAGCAGTTCATTGCTTTCGCAAAGCACCATCCGCGTGTCTACACCGTCGAAAACCTAGGTACACAAGGGTACTTCTCGTGCATGCAACACTGCTTATGCCTGGTAGGAAACACATCAAGCGGCATTATCGAAGCAGCTTCGTTTGAAAAGTATGTTGTAAACTTGGGCAATCGGCAACAGGGCCGTGCGTGTAGTGATAATGTACGGCACGTACCTCTGGAAAAAGAAGCGATTCTTAAGGCGTTGGATGACATACGCCGTTCGCCTCGCTACACAGGGCCCAATGTTTATTATCAGCCCAACGTTGCTGAACGTATGTGTTCAATTCTCAAAAGCCTTCCTCTCCATATTCACTAG
- the neuB gene encoding N-acetylneuraminate synthase, producing MNFATLTRPLIIAEAGVNHNGDLALARQLIDAAAAAGADFVKFQTFRTEKLVSQTAPRAEYQKVNAPKYESQYAMLKQLELDEAMHHDLMAHCRFRNIGFMSSPFDLESIELLSQLGVEFFKVPSGEITNAPYLAKIGSLHKPVILSTGMAKIDEIGAALEILFSAGTPRQQVIVLHCNTQYPTPPEDVNLRAMHHIAREFAVPVGYSDHTLGIEIPIAAVALGAVCIEKHFTLDRTLPGPDQAASLEPAELQAMVHSIHQVAVALGDGIKRPSPSEIGNRDIVRKSIHVAAPLSARHILQAEDLIMKRPGTGLSPMEVSHVVGRALRHAVEADHQLQWEDLV from the coding sequence ATGAACTTTGCCACCCTTACACGTCCTCTCATTATTGCAGAGGCTGGTGTTAACCACAACGGCGATCTGGCCCTGGCACGTCAGCTCATCGATGCTGCGGCAGCCGCTGGGGCAGACTTCGTCAAGTTTCAGACTTTCCGTACCGAGAAATTGGTAAGTCAGACAGCACCACGCGCTGAGTACCAGAAGGTGAATGCACCCAAGTACGAGTCGCAATACGCTATGCTGAAGCAACTGGAGCTTGATGAAGCCATGCATCATGACCTGATGGCTCATTGCCGGTTCCGCAACATTGGCTTTATGTCGTCGCCTTTCGATCTGGAGAGTATCGAGCTCCTTTCCCAACTAGGCGTGGAATTTTTTAAAGTTCCTTCGGGCGAGATTACCAATGCGCCTTACTTGGCAAAGATTGGTTCCTTGCATAAGCCCGTTATCCTTTCAACCGGCATGGCCAAAATTGATGAAATTGGTGCGGCGCTGGAAATTCTATTTTCAGCAGGCACGCCTCGTCAGCAGGTGATCGTGCTGCATTGCAACACGCAGTACCCTACTCCTCCAGAGGACGTCAACCTGCGGGCCATGCACCACATCGCCCGTGAGTTCGCTGTACCCGTGGGGTATTCTGATCATACTCTGGGCATCGAGATCCCGATTGCAGCTGTAGCGTTAGGGGCCGTTTGCATCGAGAAACACTTTACCTTGGATCGGACGCTTCCGGGGCCCGATCAGGCAGCCTCTCTGGAACCTGCCGAGCTGCAAGCCATGGTGCACTCAATTCATCAGGTTGCAGTTGCTTTGGGGGATGGGATCAAACGCCCGTCCCCTTCTGAAATCGGGAACCGCGACATTGTTCGTAAAAGCATCCATGTCGCGGCCCCCTTGTCAGCCCGGCACATTCTGCAGGCCGAAGACTTGATCATGAAACGGCCTGGCACCGGCCTCTCACCAATGGAAGTCTCTCACGTAGTGGGACGAGCGTTACGACACGCTGTGGAAGCCGATCATCAACTCCAATGGGAGGATCTGGTATGA
- a CDS encoding LegC family aminotransferase, whose protein sequence is MLAVPSSFKQTVAFVRDIYQTQDFIPLHAPRFKGNEARYVLDCLESTFVSSVGQYVNDFEKRVCAYTGAPYAIATVNGTAALHLALLLANVRPGDLVITQPLTFVATANAIAYTGATPVFLDVDQDTLGLSPEALQDFLQAHCQLDDAGHCIHQSTGKRVVACVPMHTFGHAARIETIAQLCTAHRIALVEDAAEAMGSRKNDTHLGTFGPLGTLSFNGNKIITCGGGGMILTHDEALAQRAKHLTTQAKVPHPWEYVHDAIGYNYRLPNLNAALACAQMEELDDFVTAKRALAVQYSDFFAAPDRPTFVTEPEGSCSNYWLNAVLLDDLAERDLFLQYTNDQGVMTRPAWRLIHRLPLFPDAIVQPLPNAEWLEARLVNLPSSVPDR, encoded by the coding sequence ATGCTCGCGGTCCCCTCTTCCTTCAAACAGACAGTAGCGTTTGTTCGGGATATTTACCAGACACAGGATTTTATTCCTCTGCACGCACCGCGCTTTAAAGGCAACGAGGCGCGTTATGTACTCGATTGTTTAGAATCGACCTTTGTCTCTTCAGTGGGTCAGTACGTTAACGACTTCGAGAAGCGCGTTTGTGCGTATACGGGTGCGCCATACGCCATCGCTACGGTCAACGGTACGGCGGCATTGCACCTGGCTCTGCTGCTCGCCAATGTACGACCGGGCGATCTGGTCATCACCCAGCCCTTGACTTTCGTCGCGACAGCCAATGCAATTGCTTATACGGGTGCTACGCCAGTGTTCCTTGATGTAGATCAGGATACACTCGGGTTAAGCCCGGAAGCATTGCAAGACTTTCTGCAAGCGCATTGCCAGCTTGACGACGCGGGACACTGCATACATCAGTCTACCGGCAAAAGAGTCGTAGCCTGCGTCCCTATGCATACGTTCGGTCATGCCGCTCGTATTGAGACGATTGCCCAACTCTGCACAGCGCACCGGATTGCACTGGTCGAAGATGCAGCCGAAGCGATGGGCAGTCGTAAAAACGATACTCACCTAGGCACCTTCGGTCCTTTGGGGACACTTAGCTTTAATGGGAACAAAATCATTACCTGCGGCGGTGGCGGCATGATTCTAACCCACGACGAAGCGCTTGCCCAACGGGCTAAACACCTCACGACACAGGCAAAAGTGCCCCACCCGTGGGAATACGTGCACGATGCCATCGGCTACAACTACCGTTTACCCAACTTAAACGCGGCCTTGGCTTGCGCGCAAATGGAAGAACTTGACGATTTTGTCACTGCCAAACGCGCCCTTGCCGTGCAGTATTCCGACTTTTTTGCTGCACCCGATCGCCCGACTTTCGTAACCGAGCCGGAGGGCAGTTGTTCTAACTACTGGTTAAATGCTGTTCTACTGGACGACTTGGCCGAGCGTGACCTCTTCCTGCAGTACACAAACGACCAGGGCGTTATGACCAGACCGGCGTGGCGACTTATTCATCGTCTTCCCCTTTTTCCGGATGCTATCGTCCAGCCCCTGCCAAATGCAGAATGGCTCGAAGCCCGTTTGGTGAATTTACCAAGCAGCGTGCCCGATCGTTAG